GCCGGCACCAATTTCGTCCTCCATTCGGCAGGCTGGCTCGAGGGCGGCCTCGCCTCCTGCTATGAAAAGTTCATGATGGACATCGACCAGCTCGGCATGAGCCAAAAGTTCGCCGAGGGCGTCGATCTCTCCGAAAACGGCCAGGCGATGGATGCCATTCGCCAGGTCGGCCCGGGCAGCCATTTCCTCGGCTGCGATCACACCCAGGCCAATTTCCAGACGGCTTTCTACCGCTCGTCCATCGCCGACAACAATTCCTACGAGCAGTGGCTGGCCGAAGGTCAGAAGACCGCGCCGCAGCGGGCCAACGAGCTCGCCCGCCGCTGGCTGGAAAGCTACGAGGCGCCGCATCTTGATGAGGGCCTCGACGAGGCATTGCAGGCCTTCATCGCCAAGAAGAAGGAGTCGATGCCCGACGCCTTCACGTGAAAGGAGCCCGATTCAGGCGGGGCTAAAGTCGCCAACATCATTCACAAGGAAGTCTGGCGCAGCGCTTTCAAGCAGCCAGGCGAGGGATGATGCTGGGCAGCAAGCCGGATCGGAGCGCGGAGATATTGGTGTGAGCAGCCATCGTGCCCCACCGGCTTCTTCAGCCGATGACCTGAAGTCGCGGAATATCGCAACCCAACTCGCCGCGCACGGTCTCATCCTGCGCGGCGGTTTTGTTTTCGGCGTTGACGACGAGGCGCCAATCGGCCCCACCGGCGCCCCTGCAAAATCCGTCTTTCTGGTCGGTCAGGCGGGAGCAGCACCCTGGCCGCATTTCCTGGAGTGGCGGCAGCGGCAACCGCGGCGGCTCGACAACCCGCTCGACACGTGGTCGCGGGGCGTCATTGACGGTGTCGCGGCAAGTTTCGGCGCGCGAGCCGTCTATCCATCCGAAAAGCCCTACATGCCGTTCCAGCAATGGGCGATGCGGGCGGAGGGGTTGAAGCCGTCGCCGCTCGGCATCCTCATGCATCCTGAATATGGCCTGTGGCATGCCTACCGCGGCGCGCTGCTGTTCGCCGATGAGGTTTTGATTCAAACACCTGAGAAGCCGATTCATCTTTGCAGCCTATGTGTCGGAAAACCTTGCCTGAAATCCTGTCCCGTCGATGCCTATTCGGCGGATGGTTTTGCCTATGACGCCTGTCTTGCGCATGTGCATGGGGCCGTAGGCGAACCTTGCCGGAGCGGCGGGTGTCTGGATCGCAACGCTTGTCCTTTTGGGGTCGCGTATCGTTACCCTCCGGAGGTGCAAGCCTTTCATATGGCGAGCTTTGCCGGATTGGCCTGAACGCCGGCGATTGTCGGAATGGGCGAGGCCGCGCCTGTTCGCATGTAACGGACCGGCTCAACCGCGTGATCTGGCCCAATCGTTCCACCATAGTCGGCAGCCTTGCGCGATTGACCAGACGCAATGATGGGCCTACTCATCAAGTCATCTGATGACTTGATGAGTGTATCCATGCAACCGGCGACCCGAACCAATCTCACGGACTCAGCGACGGAAAACCTGCGCGCCGAAATCGTCGGCGGCCGCTGGCCAGTGGGGGATCGCATCCCCAACGAGGCTGCCTTATCGGAACAGCTTTCGGTCAGCCGCGGAACCGTGCGGGAGGCGGTCCGGGCCCTGGTCTCGCAAGGCCTTCTCGACACCCGGCAGGGATCGGGCACCTATGTGCGCTCGGCCATCGATCCGGCCGGACCGCTGTTGCGGGTCCGGCATGCCTGCCTGCGCGACCAGTGGGAGGCGCGCACGGCGCTCGACATCGAGGCGGCGCGGCTGGCGGCATTGCGCCATGCGCCCGCCGATATCGCGCGGCTTCGGCAACTGCTCGAACAGCGTGGCGACAGCGCGGATGGGGGCCAGGAAAGCTTCGTCTGCCGCGACCTCGCTTTCCACAAGGCGATCGTGGCGATGTCAGGCAACCGGGCGCTGGTGGAACTCTATGATTTCTTCACTGCCGCCATCGCCGAAACCATCCAGGCCACCTTGGGCGACGATCTTCCGGAACCCGATGCATCGGCGCATGCGCTGGTGATCGAGGCCATCGCCTCCGGCGACCCCGATCGCGCGGGTGCGACGGTGCGCGCCTTCATGGCACCGGTGCTTCTCCAGCTCGACCGGATGCTTGCGCAATGAACCAGACTTTTCGCCAATCCGGCAAGAAGGCCGGGGTTTCCGCGACGGACGGTATCGACGATCAATTCGTCGACGCCGAGGTCGACAGCCTGCCGCCGCCGCAACCGCCGGTTCTTGCAAGCCGTGGCGCCCGCATCCTGCTCGGCGCCAGCCTGGTGCTGATCGCCTTCAACCTGCGCCCGCTGTTTTCCAGCCTTTCGGTGCTTCTGCCCGAGGTGATGCAGGCAACCGGCCTGTCCAGCACCGGCGCCTCACTTTTGACGACGTTGCCGGTGGTCTGTCTCGGCGTCTTCGCGCCTTTCGCGCCGAAGCTGGCACAGCGCAACGGCGCCGAACGCGTTTTGCTCGGGGTTCTGGTGCTGGTCACCCTCGGCACGGCGCTGCGTGGCTTCGGATCGGTGCCGCTGCTGTTTGCCGCCACGTTCATCACCGGGGCCGCCATCGCCATAGGCAATGTGCTTTTGCCGGGACTGGTGAAGCGCGACTTTCCCGACAACATGGCATTGATGACCGGCCTCTATACGATGGCGCTGTGCGCGGGGGCTGCCGCGGCGTCGGGCCTGACGCTGCCGGTCGAACATTACGTCACCGGCTCCTGGGCTGGTGCGCTCGCCGCCTGGGCGGTGCCGGCGCTGGCCGTGTTGCTGCTCTGGCTGCCGCAGGCTCTGACTAGCCGCAGTAAGGCCAGCCACAGCGGGTTTCGCGTCACCGGCCTGTGGCGCGATCGGCTGGCCTGGCAGGTCACGCTGTTCATGGGCCTGCAGTCGGCGCTGGCCTACAGCATCTTCGGCTGGCTGGCGCCGATCCTGCGCGAACGCGGCTTCGACGCCACCGCCGCTGGCGCCATCGTCTCGGTCTCGGTGATGGCGCAGGTCGTCACCTGTCTTGCGGTGCCGCCGATCGCCGTGCGCTGCCGCAACCAGAGCGCGGTCAATGTCGTACTGGTCACCATCGCGGTCGCGGCATTGCTCGGCATCCTGTTTGCGCCAACCTCGATGGTGTTGCCGCTTGCTGTCCTGCAGGGCATCGGCCAGGGTGGGCTGATCGCGGCGGCGATGACGGTGATCGTGTTGCGTTCGCCCGATCCGCATGTGGCGGCGCATCTGTCCGGCATGGCACAGGGTGTCGGTTATGTGCTGGCGGCGATCGGGCCATTGCTGGTGGGATTGATCCATGGCTGGGCCGGCAGCTTCGCCGCCGCGGCCATCCTGTTCGTGGCGCTTGGTCTCGGCGTCGCCGTCATGGGGTTCGGCGCGGGCAGGGCGTCGCTGGTCGGCGCCCGCACGATACGCATTGAGGATCGAGGCTAGCGCGGCGCTTGCCCTGCGCTGCGTGGCCTCTATCTATCGCGGCTGAGCAACCCGCTAGGAGACGTATGGTGAGTTCGGTCGACAGACGCGACATCGATATCAAGACGGCGGACGGCATCGCCAAAGCGGCGCTGTTCGGTGCCGGTGGTGGGGCGAAGGCCGGCGTCATCCTCTACATGGACGCCTTCGGCCCGCGACCCGCGCTGTATTCGATGGCCGAGCGCCTAGCCGGTCACGGTTATGCGGTGCAGGTGCCGGACCTGCTCTATCGCAATGCGCCCTATGGACCGTTCGACGCCAAGACGGCCTTTGTCGAGGAGAAGAGCAAGGCCGTGCTGATGGCGATGATCGGCGGCTTGACGCAGGAGATGACGGTTCGCGACAGCGGCGCCTTCATTTCGGCGCTGGAGGCTACGGGCATAAAGGGACCGATCGGCGTCGTAGGTTACTGCATGGGCGGCGGGCGCGCCCTCAATGCCGCAGCCGCCTATCCCGACAAGATCGCCGCCGCCGCCAGTTTCCACGGCGGCCGGCTGGGCACGGATGCGCCGGACAGCCCGGCAACGAATGCTGGCAAGATCAAGGCTCGGGTTTATGTCGGCTCGGCCGGCGTCGACGGCAGTTTCCCGCCGGAGCAGTCGGCTCGGCTGGCGCAGGCGCTGCGCGAGGCACAAGTCGACCACATCATCGAGAACTATGTCGGCATGCAGCATGGCTGGTGCGTATCCGATCACAGCGTCTTCGATGTTACCGGTAGCGAACGACACTGGAAGCGGCTCGTCGCCTTTTTTGGTGAAACACTGGGCTAGTCCAGACTTTGCCAATTCCGCCGCGGTTGGCTATCAGGCCGGCGGTGCGCCCAAATTGTCGGGCGGCCAGTTCTCAGTTGCGGAACCCCCCAAATGCATTCTTTCGATGTCAT
The genomic region above belongs to Mesorhizobium terrae and contains:
- a CDS encoding FadR/GntR family transcriptional regulator, whose amino-acid sequence is MQPATRTNLTDSATENLRAEIVGGRWPVGDRIPNEAALSEQLSVSRGTVREAVRALVSQGLLDTRQGSGTYVRSAIDPAGPLLRVRHACLRDQWEARTALDIEAARLAALRHAPADIARLRQLLEQRGDSADGGQESFVCRDLAFHKAIVAMSGNRALVELYDFFTAAIAETIQATLGDDLPEPDASAHALVIEAIASGDPDRAGATVRAFMAPVLLQLDRMLAQ
- a CDS encoding CynX/NimT family MFS transporter, which translates into the protein MNQTFRQSGKKAGVSATDGIDDQFVDAEVDSLPPPQPPVLASRGARILLGASLVLIAFNLRPLFSSLSVLLPEVMQATGLSSTGASLLTTLPVVCLGVFAPFAPKLAQRNGAERVLLGVLVLVTLGTALRGFGSVPLLFAATFITGAAIAIGNVLLPGLVKRDFPDNMALMTGLYTMALCAGAAAASGLTLPVEHYVTGSWAGALAAWAVPALAVLLLWLPQALTSRSKASHSGFRVTGLWRDRLAWQVTLFMGLQSALAYSIFGWLAPILRERGFDATAAGAIVSVSVMAQVVTCLAVPPIAVRCRNQSAVNVVLVTIAVAALLGILFAPTSMVLPLAVLQGIGQGGLIAAAMTVIVLRSPDPHVAAHLSGMAQGVGYVLAAIGPLLVGLIHGWAGSFAAAAILFVALGLGVAVMGFGAGRASLVGARTIRIEDRG
- a CDS encoding dienelactone hydrolase family protein, producing MSSVDRRDIDIKTADGIAKAALFGAGGGAKAGVILYMDAFGPRPALYSMAERLAGHGYAVQVPDLLYRNAPYGPFDAKTAFVEEKSKAVLMAMIGGLTQEMTVRDSGAFISALEATGIKGPIGVVGYCMGGGRALNAAAAYPDKIAAAASFHGGRLGTDAPDSPATNAGKIKARVYVGSAGVDGSFPPEQSARLAQALREAQVDHIIENYVGMQHGWCVSDHSVFDVTGSERHWKRLVAFFGETLG